In the Oreochromis aureus strain Israel breed Guangdong linkage group 14, ZZ_aureus, whole genome shotgun sequence genome, one interval contains:
- the si:dkey-202l22.3 gene encoding 7 transmembrane receptor domain-containing protein has protein sequence MDVFMDKDFSMTGNTSHETPRARIEGNKDQGLNHSDPLDMFIGIELLQRYKPLFLPLYCLVVVVAVVGNSFLLACILADKKLHNATNFFIGNLAAGDLLMCLTCVPLTVSYAFDSHGWAFGRPFCHLVPLLQCATVFASVLSLTAIAVDRYIVVAHPVRRRISVWGCGAVTLGVWLLSLALAAPPSYYTDYLDLRPTGIDLVVCEEFWPNSGNLRLLYSCFILITSYMIPLLSVSVSYCAITISLKRYSVPGEPSNSQQRWSQRRKKTFSLLVASVLAFALCWLPLQVLNLLLDLDPDFHIMGKRYINVLQVCCHLVAMSSACYNPFIYASLHSKVRMHLKGYLCPCHNRQRRMVERSRS, from the exons ATGGATGTCTTCATGGATAAGGATTTCAGTATGACTGGGAACACGAGTCATGAAACGCCACGAGCAAGAATAGAAGGAAACAAAGACCAAGGACTCAACCACAGTGACCCCTTGGACATGTTCATAGGCATAGAGCTCCTTCAGCGATACAAGCCTCTCTTCTTGCCTTTGTACTGCCTTGTTGTGGTAGTAGCTGTTGTTGGAAACTCCTTCCTTTTGGCTTGCATCCTGGCTGACAAGAAACTCCACAATGCCACCAACTTTTTCATCGGTAACTTAGCAGCAGGTGACCTGTTGATGTGTTTGACTTGTGTTCCGCTGACAGTGTCTTACGCCTTCGACAGCCACGGCTGGGCTTTTGGAAGACCTTTCTGCCATTTGGTTCCCTTGCTGCAGTGTGCCACAGTCTTTGCATCGGTGCTTTCACTCACTGCTATTGCTGTGGACCGCTATATTGTTGTAG CTCATCCAGTAcggaggaggatttctgtgtgGGGTTGCGGTGCAGTGACTCTGGGTGTCTGGCTTTTATCTTTGGCCCTGGCCGCACCTCCATCTTACTACACAGACTACCTGGACCTGCGGCCCACGGGCATTGACCTGGTAGTGTGTGAAGAATTCTGGCCAAATAGTGGCAATCTGCGGCTTCTCTACTCTTGCTTCATTTTAATAACCTCGTATATGATCCCACTGCTGTCAGTTAGCGTATCCTACTGTGCCATTACTATCAGTTTGAAGCGCTATTCAGTGCCTGGGGAGCCATCAAACAGTCAGCAGCGCTGGAGCCAAAGGAGGAAAAAGACTTTCTCTCTGCTGGTGGCCTCAGTGCTGGCCTTTGCCCTGTGTTGGCTGCCTCTCCAG GTGCTGAACCTGTTGCTGGACTTGGACCCAGACTTCCATATTATGGGCAAGCGCTACATAAATGTCTTACAAGTATGTTGCCACTTAGTGGCTATGAGTTCTGCATGTTACAATCCTTTCATTTATGCCTCACTGCACAGCAAGGTGCGAATGCACCTCAAAGGTTATCTCTGTCCTTGCCACAACCGCCAGAGGAGGATGGTGGAGAGATCCAGGAGTTGA